From Riemerella anatipestifer ATCC 11845 = DSM 15868, a single genomic window includes:
- a CDS encoding KUP/HAK/KT family potassium transporter: protein MSTLNGEHSHFDTKKLSIIGVLVSLGIVFGDIGTSPLYVMKAIVNARKDASIPFDEYIEGALSCIIWTLTIQTTIKYVLVSLRADNKGEGGILALFSLVKNLKKSWLYLIAILGASALIADGVITPSLTVMSAIEGLKIYNPETPVVPITLGILVAIFFVQQFGTSFIGKFFGPVMVLWFLALGGFGFFRLAEDLEVLKAFNPYYAYKLIAHSPSAIIIMGAVFLCTTGAEALYSDLGHCGAKNIRVSWVFVKIMLILNYLGQGAWILKYNHETLGSLNPFFGIMPDWFVLPSVILATLAAIIASQALITGSFTIFSEAMSLNFWPIHKIDYPSGVKGQMYIPKINWGLLLMCIVVVLYFKESEKMEAAYGLSITVTMLTTTLLLSFFLIKKRVNKLLIFLFLGIYGTIELGFFSANVIKFHEGGWITVVLAGFIGICMYAWYNGRMIKNRFIKFVKLENYISTIRDLKLDDSVPKYATNLAFFSRAKREDEIESKIIYSIIRAQPKRADHYFILNIINQENPYTFKYEIDEVLPGTIYKINFLLGFKIDRRINDYFQDVLEDMMNSGIISDKSNYPSLRSHNIPPDMKYVIIDNVYINDNLFTIKEKITMNIYNFVKKLGSNDFKAFGLATHNVVVESAPLLYSAAGDKRIQMENFKTSN from the coding sequence ATGTCTACACTTAACGGAGAGCATTCTCATTTTGATACAAAAAAGCTCTCAATCATTGGAGTATTAGTCTCTTTAGGTATTGTTTTCGGAGACATAGGTACTTCTCCTCTCTATGTAATGAAAGCCATTGTTAATGCTAGAAAAGATGCTTCTATTCCTTTTGATGAATATATAGAAGGAGCTCTTTCTTGTATCATTTGGACGCTTACTATTCAAACTACTATAAAATATGTACTCGTTTCTTTAAGAGCGGATAATAAAGGAGAAGGTGGTATTTTAGCGTTATTTTCATTAGTCAAAAATCTAAAAAAAAGTTGGCTATACCTAATTGCAATACTGGGTGCTTCTGCACTGATTGCAGACGGAGTAATAACACCATCGCTTACAGTAATGTCTGCTATTGAGGGGTTGAAAATCTACAATCCCGAGACTCCAGTAGTTCCCATTACATTAGGGATATTAGTAGCAATCTTCTTTGTGCAACAATTTGGAACTTCGTTTATAGGTAAATTTTTTGGACCTGTAATGGTACTTTGGTTTTTAGCTTTGGGAGGTTTTGGTTTCTTTCGTTTAGCAGAAGACTTAGAAGTTTTAAAAGCCTTTAATCCTTACTATGCTTATAAACTTATAGCACATTCGCCTAGTGCCATTATTATCATGGGAGCGGTATTCCTTTGTACTACAGGAGCAGAAGCTCTTTACTCTGATTTGGGGCATTGTGGTGCTAAAAATATTAGAGTGAGCTGGGTATTTGTTAAAATAATGCTTATTCTCAACTATTTAGGTCAGGGAGCATGGATATTAAAATATAATCATGAAACTCTTGGCAGTCTTAACCCTTTCTTTGGAATAATGCCTGATTGGTTTGTTTTACCTTCAGTAATACTGGCTACTTTAGCAGCTATTATTGCTAGTCAAGCCCTTATTACAGGTTCTTTTACGATATTTTCAGAAGCAATGTCGCTTAACTTTTGGCCTATCCATAAAATAGATTACCCTTCTGGTGTTAAAGGACAAATGTATATTCCTAAAATTAATTGGGGACTTCTCCTTATGTGTATAGTAGTGGTACTTTACTTCAAAGAATCCGAAAAAATGGAAGCCGCTTACGGACTTTCTATCACAGTAACTATGCTTACTACTACCTTGCTACTATCTTTCTTCCTTATCAAAAAACGAGTTAATAAGTTATTGATTTTTCTATTTTTAGGCATTTATGGTACAATAGAACTAGGCTTTTTCAGTGCTAATGTGATAAAATTTCACGAGGGCGGTTGGATTACGGTAGTTCTTGCTGGTTTTATAGGTATTTGTATGTATGCTTGGTATAATGGTAGAATGATAAAAAACAGATTTATAAAATTTGTAAAACTAGAGAATTATATTTCTACGATTAGAGATTTAAAACTAGATGATAGTGTGCCTAAATATGCTACTAACCTAGCCTTCTTTAGCCGTGCTAAAAGGGAAGATGAAATAGAGTCTAAAATTATTTATTCTATAATTAGGGCTCAACCTAAGAGAGCTGATCATTATTTTATACTGAACATCATCAATCAAGAAAACCCTTATACTTTCAAATATGAAATAGATGAAGTATTACCTGGAACGATTTATAAAATCAATTTCTTATTAGGGTTTAAAATAGATAGAAGAATTAACGATTATTTCCAAGATGTGCTGGAAGATATGATGAACTCTGGAATTATCTCTGATAAGAGTAATTATCCATCGCTTAGGAGTCATAATATTCCTCCAGATATGAAGTATGTGATTATAGATAATGTCTATATAAATGACAATCTTTTCACCATAAAGGAAAAAATTACGATGAATATTTATAACTTTGTAAAAAAATTAGGTAGCAATGATTTTAAAGCCTTTGGGCTTGCCACTCATAATGTGGTGGTAGAATCTGCTCCACTTTTGTATTCAGCAGCTGGAGACAAGCGTATACAAATGGAAAATTTTAAAACAAGTAACTAA
- a CDS encoding Fur family transcriptional regulator gives MEHQEKDIEIIKDALKQYLQENGFRNTPERYTILEEIYKLDEHFNVDDLYLIMLNKKYHVSKATIYNSIEIFLDAGLIRKHQFGEKSMTSASYEKSFFDKQHDHLVIYKKEGSKEIAEIIEFCDPRIQGIKDSIEEIFGVKIENHSLYFYGHKKA, from the coding sequence ATGGAACATCAAGAGAAAGATATAGAAATAATAAAAGACGCTCTAAAGCAGTATTTACAAGAAAACGGATTTAGAAACACGCCTGAACGCTATACTATATTAGAGGAAATTTATAAACTTGATGAACATTTTAATGTAGATGACCTCTACCTCATTATGCTCAATAAAAAGTATCATGTGAGTAAAGCCACCATCTACAATAGTATAGAAATTTTTCTAGATGCAGGGCTTATTCGTAAGCACCAGTTTGGCGAAAAATCTATGACTTCAGCTTCTTATGAGAAATCTTTCTTCGATAAACAGCACGACCATTTGGTAATCTATAAAAAGGAAGGTAGCAAAGAAATTGCAGAAATCATAGAATTTTGCGACCCTCGTATCCAAGGAATTAAAGATTCTATAGAAGAAATATTTGGCGTGAAAATAGAAAATCATTCGCTTTATTTCTACGGTCATAAAAAAGCATAA
- a CDS encoding OstA-like protein, whose translation MRLIILVLMCLGFSALAQQKEKASTTPLVKDAYFKPNPNTKGTVAGNEEKLKHIHSDSLVRRPDLYEGNPVFIGNVEFQHQGSVLKADKVVFYQNDNFVKAIGNVVLTTAEGNRITSQEMEYDSKTQRGIARKNVVLTDPQQTIKTETLYYDRLPNTAYFNSGGTIYNGKNTIWTQVGTYNINTQTIDVSGNVSIDNDKYRVEGSKIIQNQKTNIAEFLGATKVINKQNPRNYVYTEKGRYLMTSKEVYLNKNSRIHYNGKVLTGETMYYNQNTGYGTAKGNVYLDDPKENRFIKGGYGEIYEFKDSAMVTEKPYAVKIMKEDSIYFGAEKILAFQKPDSTGVKKSYLRAFHKARIFKSNFQGRADSLSFNETDGILHLMGKPIFWTGQKQISGDKIEVYMNTQKEELDSIKVIGNAFAISKADSLNNKDEFNQVKGNFMTAFFVDGELKLTKVVGNAQAITYADSQDEKTKQVDRIGISFSTCGAIEALFEEKKVQIISCNIGANTDVYPMSMVNKEKRFFPDFNWNTKDRLKHWKDIFLDTPDYPETEYISDDSLYQKAQELKQKQEEAKRKNEPKRKKRN comes from the coding sequence ATGAGGCTAATTATACTCGTACTAATGTGCTTAGGGTTTTCTGCATTGGCTCAGCAGAAAGAGAAAGCCTCTACAACACCATTGGTAAAAGATGCGTATTTTAAACCAAACCCTAATACCAAAGGTACTGTTGCAGGAAATGAAGAAAAGTTAAAGCATATTCACTCAGACTCTTTGGTTAGACGTCCTGATTTATATGAAGGTAATCCTGTATTTATTGGTAATGTAGAGTTTCAACATCAAGGCTCAGTTTTAAAGGCAGATAAGGTTGTATTTTACCAGAATGACAACTTTGTAAAAGCAATAGGTAATGTAGTGCTTACCACTGCCGAAGGCAACCGCATTACTTCCCAAGAAATGGAATACGATAGTAAAACTCAAAGAGGTATCGCAAGAAAAAATGTGGTGCTTACAGACCCTCAGCAAACCATAAAAACAGAAACACTTTATTACGACCGTTTACCCAATACAGCTTATTTTAATTCGGGTGGAACCATTTATAATGGTAAAAATACTATTTGGACGCAAGTGGGCACCTATAACATCAACACACAGACGATAGATGTTTCGGGTAATGTAAGTATTGACAACGATAAATATCGTGTAGAAGGTTCTAAAATCATTCAAAATCAAAAAACTAATATAGCAGAATTTTTAGGAGCAACAAAAGTTATCAATAAACAAAATCCTAGAAATTATGTTTATACAGAAAAGGGGCGTTACCTTATGACTTCCAAAGAGGTGTATCTCAATAAAAACTCTAGAATACATTACAATGGGAAAGTCCTCACGGGAGAAACCATGTATTATAACCAAAATACAGGCTACGGTACAGCTAAGGGAAATGTCTATTTAGATGACCCAAAAGAGAACCGATTTATCAAAGGAGGTTATGGCGAAATCTATGAGTTCAAAGATTCAGCTATGGTAACAGAAAAACCTTATGCTGTAAAGATAATGAAAGAAGACTCTATCTACTTTGGAGCAGAAAAAATATTAGCCTTCCAAAAACCAGATAGCACAGGAGTAAAAAAGAGTTACCTTAGAGCCTTTCATAAAGCTAGAATTTTTAAATCTAATTTCCAAGGTAGAGCCGATTCTCTAAGTTTCAATGAAACTGATGGTATTTTACACCTCATGGGAAAACCGATATTTTGGACAGGACAAAAACAAATCTCAGGAGATAAAATAGAGGTGTATATGAATACCCAAAAGGAAGAATTAGATTCCATCAAAGTAATAGGAAATGCTTTTGCAATTAGCAAAGCCGATTCGCTCAATAACAAAGATGAGTTCAACCAAGTGAAGGGTAATTTTATGACGGCGTTTTTTGTAGATGGAGAACTTAAACTTACCAAAGTGGTGGGCAATGCACAAGCCATTACCTATGCTGATTCTCAAGACGAAAAAACAAAACAAGTTGACCGTATTGGCATCTCGTTTTCTACTTGTGGAGCGATAGAAGCTTTGTTTGAAGAAAAAAAGGTGCAAATCATCTCGTGTAATATTGGTGCGAATACCGATGTGTATCCGATGAGTATGGTAAACAAAGAAAAACGATTTTTCCCAGATTTCAATTGGAATACCAAAGACCGACTGAAACATTGGAAAGACATTTTCCTAGACACGCCTGACTATCCTGAAACAGAGTATATTTCTGATGACAGCCTTTACCAAAAAGCTCAAGAGCTGAAACAAAAGCAAGAAGAAGCAAAAAGGAAAAACGAACCCAAAAGAAAAAAACGAAACTAA
- a CDS encoding aspartate aminotransferase family protein, with protein MQQDFFKYQAQTTPFASGFEAERAEGNYIYGKDGKAYLDFVAGVSANTLGHSHPKIINAIKEQADKYLHIMVYGEYAQEKPVALCKLLAEATPAPLEVTYLVNSGAEAIDGALKLAKRYTGREEIVAFKNSYHGNTHGALSVSGNEVHKREFRPLLPMVSFIEFNNETDLDQITEKTAGVIVETIQGAAGFLVPSPNYLIQLKKRCEEVGALLILDEIQPGFGRTGKLFAFEHFGIVPDILVMGKGMGGGVPVGAFMSSREIMQSLSHSPKLGHITTFGGNPLIAAASYATLKEVLESELMEEVEEKEALFRQLLVHPKIKNINGKGLMLAVNLGSPEYTLRVAKKCMDKGLIVFWQLYRNEYLRISPPLTLTKEEIQKGCQIILETLDEELL; from the coding sequence ATGCAACAAGATTTCTTTAAGTATCAAGCTCAAACCACACCTTTTGCCTCAGGTTTTGAAGCCGAAAGAGCAGAAGGAAACTATATTTACGGAAAAGATGGCAAAGCCTATCTAGACTTTGTAGCAGGAGTATCTGCCAATACTTTGGGACATTCGCACCCAAAAATCATCAATGCAATTAAGGAACAGGCAGATAAATACCTTCATATAATGGTCTATGGAGAGTATGCACAAGAGAAACCTGTGGCATTATGTAAACTACTAGCAGAGGCTACTCCTGCACCATTGGAGGTAACCTATTTGGTTAATAGCGGAGCCGAAGCCATAGACGGAGCATTGAAACTCGCTAAAAGATACACAGGGAGAGAGGAAATCGTAGCTTTCAAAAATTCTTATCACGGTAATACCCATGGAGCATTGAGTGTTTCTGGTAATGAGGTGCATAAAAGAGAATTTCGTCCATTGTTGCCTATGGTTTCGTTCATAGAGTTTAATAATGAGACAGATTTAGACCAAATCACAGAAAAAACCGCAGGCGTTATTGTAGAAACCATACAAGGAGCGGCAGGTTTTCTAGTGCCTAGTCCTAATTATCTTATCCAACTGAAAAAAAGATGCGAAGAGGTAGGAGCTTTACTTATACTAGACGAAATACAGCCAGGTTTTGGACGAACAGGCAAACTGTTCGCATTTGAACATTTTGGCATCGTGCCAGACATTCTAGTGATGGGCAAAGGTATGGGCGGAGGCGTTCCAGTAGGAGCATTTATGAGTTCTAGGGAAATTATGCAAAGCCTTTCTCATTCGCCTAAATTGGGGCATATCACCACTTTTGGAGGTAACCCTCTGATAGCTGCGGCTAGTTATGCAACTTTAAAAGAAGTCCTAGAAAGTGAGCTAATGGAAGAAGTAGAAGAAAAAGAAGCTCTTTTTAGGCAACTATTAGTACACCCAAAAATCAAAAATATCAATGGTAAAGGGCTAATGTTAGCCGTTAATCTAGGTTCACCAGAATATACCCTCAGAGTGGCTAAAAAATGTATGGATAAAGGGCTTATTGTATTTTGGCAGCTGTACCGAAACGAATATCTGAGAATTTCGCCACCGCTTACGCTAACAAAAGAGGAAATACAGAAAGGGTGTCAAATTATACTAGAAACCTTAGACGAAGAACTATTATAA
- a CDS encoding alkaline phosphatase family protein, whose product MLIAILFSVFCFAQNDSLKIVQPHRKNTEWAMKQPYVILISADGFRHDYPEKYNAENIITLGKSGVRAKAMIPSYPSITGPNHYTLVTGLYPSHHGMVDNHFYDEKRKKAFYFGNPKNIRDGSWLGGYPIWGVAERSGMLSATMMWVASDGDAGGVRSTYAYKYSGKVTPKEKVNQIIDWLKLPEEIRPHFITLYYPEVDHAGHIYGTETPETRDAVQLVDKSIGELVQRVKELNLPNVNFVFVSDHGMTNVDIKNPLEIPSFLKDKNQYRYVNSQTLVRISVLDKHNINATYKKLKQEATPEYKVVLAKRLPQKLHYATRDDRFNRMGDIYLLPKAPKIFLEQGQKTTLGKHGYNPYWVKDMNAMFIANGVQFQSNKEISEFRNVDVYPFILEILGLKPLEQIDGKKTLIRKVLK is encoded by the coding sequence TTGCTTATTGCCATTCTGTTTTCTGTATTCTGTTTTGCACAAAATGATAGTTTAAAAATCGTACAGCCTCACAGAAAAAATACCGAATGGGCAATGAAACAGCCTTATGTTATTTTGATTTCTGCCGATGGGTTTCGCCACGACTACCCCGAAAAATATAATGCCGAAAACATCATCACCCTTGGTAAAAGTGGCGTTCGTGCCAAAGCTATGATACCCTCTTATCCTTCTATTACAGGTCCCAACCACTATACTTTAGTTACGGGATTGTATCCTTCGCACCACGGTATGGTGGATAATCATTTCTATGATGAAAAAAGAAAAAAGGCTTTCTATTTCGGAAATCCCAAAAACATTCGTGATGGCTCTTGGTTAGGAGGTTATCCTATTTGGGGCGTAGCGGAACGAAGCGGTATGCTTTCTGCCACAATGATGTGGGTTGCAAGTGATGGCGATGCTGGTGGTGTAAGATCTACCTATGCTTACAAATATAGCGGAAAAGTAACACCCAAAGAAAAAGTAAATCAAATTATAGATTGGCTAAAACTACCTGAAGAAATTCGTCCGCATTTTATCACACTATACTATCCCGAAGTTGACCACGCAGGGCACATCTACGGAACAGAAACTCCTGAAACACGAGATGCCGTACAACTAGTAGATAAAAGCATTGGCGAACTGGTACAACGCGTAAAAGAACTAAATCTACCAAATGTGAATTTCGTGTTTGTGTCGGACCACGGAATGACGAATGTAGATATTAAAAACCCTTTAGAAATACCCTCTTTTTTGAAGGATAAAAATCAATACCGATATGTTAATTCTCAAACATTAGTCAGAATTTCTGTTTTAGACAAACATAATATTAACGCAACTTATAAGAAACTAAAACAAGAGGCTACTCCAGAGTACAAGGTGGTTTTAGCCAAACGACTACCCCAAAAATTGCATTATGCTACTCGTGATGACCGTTTTAACAGAATGGGAGATATTTACCTTCTGCCCAAAGCTCCAAAAATATTTTTAGAACAAGGTCAAAAAACCACTTTAGGAAAACACGGCTACAACCCTTATTGGGTAAAGGATATGAATGCGATGTTCATTGCTAATGGAGTTCAGTTTCAATCAAACAAAGAGATTTCGGAATTTAGAAATGTAGATGTTTACCCTTTTATTTTAGAAATTTTGGGCTTAAAACCTTTAGAGCAAATTGATGGTAAAAAAACTTTGATTAGAAAAGTGCTGAAGTAA
- the nadE gene encoding NAD(+) synthase, translating into MQTDKVIQHIVNWLKDYAQKANVKGYVVGVSGGVDSGVVSTLCAMTGLKTLLLEMPIRQQQDQVSRAWEHMEDLKKRFPDNVEAMSVNLTPAFEELYKTFNVQDDLYPNEKLAFANTRSRLRMLTLYYYGQINGLLVCGTGNKVEDFGIGFYTKYGDGGVDVSPIADLYKTEVYHLSKALNLVKSIQEAIPTDGLWDTDRTDEQQIGATYPELEKIQKEYPTKTLEDYTGRDREVYTIFDRMHKAAQHKMSPIPICDIPEEWR; encoded by the coding sequence ATGCAAACAGATAAAGTAATTCAACACATTGTAAATTGGTTAAAAGATTATGCCCAAAAAGCTAATGTAAAAGGTTATGTAGTAGGAGTTTCTGGCGGTGTAGATTCTGGAGTAGTTTCTACACTATGTGCGATGACCGGACTGAAAACCTTACTACTAGAAATGCCCATTAGACAACAGCAAGACCAAGTGAGCCGTGCGTGGGAACATATGGAAGACCTCAAAAAACGCTTTCCTGATAATGTGGAAGCAATGAGTGTAAACCTCACACCTGCCTTTGAAGAGCTTTATAAGACCTTTAATGTCCAAGATGACCTCTACCCTAACGAAAAATTAGCGTTTGCTAACACCAGAAGTAGATTAAGAATGCTTACGCTCTACTATTACGGACAAATTAACGGACTCCTCGTATGTGGCACAGGCAACAAGGTGGAGGATTTTGGGATTGGTTTCTACACCAAATATGGCGATGGCGGCGTAGATGTTTCTCCAATCGCTGACCTTTACAAAACGGAGGTTTACCACCTTTCTAAAGCCTTGAATCTAGTAAAAAGTATCCAAGAGGCAATTCCTACCGATGGGCTTTGGGATACAGACAGAACCGATGAACAACAAATAGGAGCTACCTACCCAGAACTTGAAAAAATACAGAAAGAATATCCTACCAAAACTCTAGAAGATTATACAGGAAGAGACCGTGAAGTCTATACCATCTTTGACCGAATGCACAAAGCAGCTCAACACAAAATGAGCCCAATCCCTATATGTGATATTCCTGAAGAATGGAGATAA
- the gldB gene encoding gliding motility lipoprotein GldB yields the protein MKHISWLILLLGVLVSCQKEDKGWNIDLKAPLPKVKIVDISHQFYDENYPLEDFKKEYPWFQGTVSDEDFMLRRKDTLEINIYKEALKKVNVPELEKGLSELFARVQYYFPQFKTPVVYLYSSAVQDVEVPVFYHAEKNWLFIDIAAFMGEGNHYYRGVNQYLQVSMNPQNLLPKAALALSEHIVPMDRSEQKFIDKMMYEGKLMLLQDALLPNTADYLKIGYTPKQYEWATQNKSNIWNFFVENDLLFSDDMQLSGRFLAPAPFSKFYTEVDNESSPRVGVYTGWEIGRKFFKEKPETPLPQFLSMKGEEIFNQSKYQGK from the coding sequence ATGAAGCACATTAGCTGGTTAATCCTATTACTTGGAGTGTTAGTTTCTTGCCAAAAGGAAGACAAAGGCTGGAATATAGACCTCAAAGCACCTTTACCTAAGGTAAAAATCGTAGACATTTCTCATCAGTTTTACGATGAAAATTACCCTTTGGAAGATTTTAAGAAGGAATACCCATGGTTTCAAGGGACGGTTTCTGATGAAGATTTTATGCTAAGAAGAAAAGACACCTTGGAAATAAACATCTACAAAGAAGCCCTAAAAAAAGTGAATGTGCCGGAGTTAGAAAAAGGTTTGAGCGAACTCTTTGCACGCGTGCAGTACTATTTTCCTCAATTCAAAACGCCTGTAGTTTACCTTTATTCTTCTGCTGTGCAAGACGTGGAAGTTCCCGTCTTTTATCACGCCGAAAAAAATTGGCTCTTTATAGATATTGCCGCCTTTATGGGGGAGGGCAACCACTATTATAGAGGGGTTAATCAGTATTTGCAAGTTTCTATGAACCCTCAAAACTTATTACCTAAAGCCGCTTTGGCGTTGTCTGAACATATCGTGCCGATGGATAGGAGCGAACAAAAATTCATAGACAAAATGATGTACGAAGGAAAACTAATGCTTTTACAAGACGCTCTGTTACCCAACACAGCCGATTATTTAAAGATAGGCTACACGCCTAAACAATACGAGTGGGCGACTCAAAACAAAAGTAACATTTGGAACTTTTTCGTAGAAAACGATTTATTGTTTAGTGATGATATGCAGCTTTCGGGGAGATTTTTAGCACCCGCACCATTCTCTAAGTTTTATACAGAAGTAGATAACGAGTCTTCGCCTAGAGTGGGCGTTTATACAGGGTGGGAGATTGGCAGGAAGTTCTTTAAAGAAAAGCCAGAAACACCACTTCCTCAATTTTTGAGTATGAAGGGCGAGGAGATTTTTAACCAATCCAAATATCAAGGTAAGTAG
- the gldC gene encoding gliding motility protein GldC, which yields MRKTQITVNVELDENHIPEKMTWHAQDGGIEAQETKATMISVWDDKTMEALRIDLWTKDMPVDHMKRFFHQILVSLGHTYQRATGEDDVAQWLEEKAEEFAVKSAIKM from the coding sequence ATGAGAAAAACACAGATAACAGTAAATGTAGAGCTAGACGAGAACCATATTCCAGAGAAAATGACTTGGCACGCTCAAGATGGCGGGATAGAAGCTCAAGAAACCAAAGCCACAATGATTTCTGTTTGGGACGACAAAACGATGGAAGCACTTAGGATAGACCTTTGGACTAAAGATATGCCTGTAGACCATATGAAACGTTTTTTCCACCAGATATTAGTTTCTTTGGGGCACACTTACCAAAGGGCTACAGGGGAAGACGATGTTGCCCAATGGCTAGAAGAGAAGGCGGAAGAATTTGCGGTAAAATCAGCCATTAAAATGTAG
- a CDS encoding L-threonylcarbamoyladenylate synthase produces the protein MQEIVEVLKSGGTVLYPTDTIWGLGCDATNPEAIQKIYKIKKREPHKSLIILVDTEKRLQDLVEVPEMAWEIIDLSEKPVTIIYDAPKGLPKELLAEDGSIGIRLVKDAFCQKLIGKLNAPLVSTSANFSGDKSPKQFSDISPKLIDAVDFVVEEQKDKVSQWAGSSVIRIWKDNRIKVLRE, from the coding sequence ATGCAAGAGATAGTAGAAGTTTTAAAGTCTGGGGGAACAGTGCTTTACCCTACGGATACCATTTGGGGGCTAGGTTGCGATGCCACAAACCCAGAAGCCATACAAAAGATTTACAAAATCAAAAAAAGAGAGCCACATAAATCCCTAATTATTTTGGTAGATACCGAAAAAAGGCTGCAAGATTTAGTAGAAGTACCAGAAATGGCGTGGGAAATTATAGACCTTAGCGAAAAACCCGTTACGATAATCTACGATGCTCCCAAAGGCTTACCCAAAGAACTCTTGGCAGAGGACGGCAGCATAGGAATTAGGCTCGTAAAAGACGCTTTTTGTCAAAAACTTATTGGCAAGCTCAATGCTCCGCTGGTTTCCACATCGGCGAACTTTAGTGGCGACAAAAGTCCCAAGCAATTTTCGGATATTAGTCCCAAACTCATAGACGCTGTAGATTTTGTAGTAGAAGAACAAAAGGATAAAGTATCCCAATGGGCAGGGTCTTCGGTCATTAGAATATGGAAAGACAACAGAATAAAAGTCTTGAGAGAGTAA